The following are encoded together in the Proteiniphilum saccharofermentans genome:
- a CDS encoding YbaN family protein, which produces MDQNSNLHNRPSVQDISISVSEKEVKLEIKKNRTVRILYVIGGTASLVLAILGIIVPGLPVTPLALLSAFLYAKSSPRLYNWLLNNKILGPRIKNYQRRKGITRRGKVGVLAFMSIMVLFSSFIIVGPGTLRWVILALGLIGCIVVIFFVPNAKEN; this is translated from the coding sequence ATCAAAATTCAAACCTGCATAATCGTCCATCTGTACAAGACATCTCCATTAGCGTATCCGAAAAGGAAGTCAAACTGGAGATCAAAAAAAACAGAACTGTGCGTATACTTTATGTGATTGGGGGCACTGCCTCTCTTGTACTTGCCATTCTTGGCATTATCGTGCCGGGCCTTCCGGTAACTCCCCTGGCACTGTTGTCGGCTTTCCTGTATGCCAAAAGTTCACCAAGACTGTACAATTGGTTGTTGAACAATAAAATACTCGGGCCACGGATCAAAAACTACCAACGGCGGAAGGGAATTACCCGCAGAGGAAAGGTGGGAGTACTTGCTTTCATGTCGATCATGGTGCTGTTCTCTTCATTTATAATCGTGGGTCCCGGTACACTCAGATGGGTGATCCTTGCCCTTGGCCTTATCGGATGTATTGTGGTGATATTCTTTGTGCCCAACGCCAAAGAGAACTAG